A part of Bdellovibrionales bacterium genomic DNA contains:
- a CDS encoding sodium/proton-translocating pyrophosphatase produces the protein MRVCGGIFTKSQISARSDEDRIQIKEDDVRNPGVIADCVGDNAGDLSRPNSGRF, from the coding sequence TTGCGTGTTTGCGGAGGGATTTTCACAAAATCTCAGATATCGGCTCGATCTGATGAAGATCGTATTCAGATCAAGGAGGATGACGTGAGAAATCCTGGTGTCATAGCTGATTGTGTGGGCGACAACGCGGGGGACCTCAGTAGGCCCAACAGCGGCCGGTTTTGA